One segment of Candidatus Thermoplasmatota archaeon DNA contains the following:
- the purF gene encoding amidophosphoribosyltransferase, with amino-acid sequence MCGIVGIIGDKPVSQLIYKSLFALQHRGQSSAGKLTYDGNIHITKDAGHVRDIFNEEKKISTPGNVGLGHTRYSTAGMDDVESLKKNAQPEYLVNPFLAAVHNGNIYNCSEIIRNTHRKPRTECDIQYLLLPMADYLHKKEINPGVIFEACNSVMQHVKGSYSVLFLADSGDKPYLFAMTDPRKIRPLALGKKDGMYCFASETRVFKKINFDYVKDIPGGTAVIIDQEGNIYEKQLVKKQELPCMFEFVYFAKPDSRINGRSIHKVRDEIGRLLAREHPVEADMVIPVPESGRRYALGYSRESGIPIDEGIMKDKTERSFIQQTQEVREQLVDEGLSYIRSVLEGQRVILLDDSIVRGTNIKKIIRGIRNAGATEVHVRIGCPPLIAPCYLGIDMRSRTEFIARDNQGNIKDVETIAREIGADSLGYISLDGLRKAIGLAICKGCIQFPDGYPPEMHKDVQQLFSKDHQGVRAYECD; translated from the coding sequence ATGTGCGGAATCGTTGGTATTATTGGGGATAAACCGGTTTCACAACTTATCTATAAAAGCCTTTTTGCCTTGCAACACCGAGGACAATCCTCAGCAGGAAAACTGACGTATGATGGAAACATCCACATTACTAAAGATGCAGGACATGTTCGTGATATTTTCAACGAAGAAAAAAAAATAAGCACACCAGGAAACGTTGGACTTGGTCATACCCGATATTCAACTGCTGGGATGGATGATGTTGAATCTTTGAAAAAAAATGCACAACCAGAATACCTAGTCAACCCGTTTCTTGCCGCAGTTCACAACGGCAATATTTACAACTGCTCAGAAATAATTAGAAACACACATCGGAAACCGAGAACAGAATGCGATATTCAATATCTCCTCCTCCCCATGGCTGATTATCTCCATAAAAAAGAAATAAACCCAGGTGTTATTTTTGAAGCATGCAACAGCGTCATGCAACATGTGAAAGGAAGTTATTCTGTGTTATTTCTTGCTGATTCTGGGGATAAACCATATCTCTTTGCGATGACCGACCCAAGAAAAATCAGACCTCTTGCTCTGGGAAAAAAAGATGGAATGTACTGTTTTGCTTCTGAAACAAGAGTGTTCAAGAAAATAAACTTTGACTATGTCAAAGACATCCCTGGAGGAACTGCGGTGATCATTGATCAGGAAGGAAATATCTATGAAAAACAGCTCGTTAAAAAACAAGAACTTCCCTGTATGTTCGAATTTGTCTACTTCGCAAAACCAGATTCACGAATCAACGGTCGATCAATTCATAAGGTACGAGATGAAATCGGACGACTTCTAGCCCGCGAACATCCTGTTGAAGCAGACATGGTGATCCCTGTCCCTGAATCGGGACGACGATACGCACTTGGCTATTCACGAGAGTCAGGCATCCCGATCGACGAAGGCATCATGAAAGATAAAACTGAACGATCCTTTATTCAACAAACCCAAGAGGTTCGTGAACAGCTCGTCGACGAAGGATTATCCTACATCCGTTCAGTTCTCGAAGGACAACGAGTTATCCTCCTTGACGATTCGATTGTACGAGGGACAAATATTAAAAAAATCATCCGCGGTATTAGAAACGCCGGTGCAACCGAAGTTCATGTCCGCATAGGATGTCCACCGCTCATCGCTCCCTGCTACCTCGGTATTGACATGCGGAGTAGAACAGAATTTATCGCACGAGACAACCAGGGAAACATCAAAGATGTTGAAACAATTGCACGAGAAATCGGTGCAGATAGCCTTGGATACATCAGTCTCGATGGACTCAGAAAAGCAATCGGATTAGCCATCTGTAAGGGGTGTATCCAGTTCCCCGACGGATATCCTCCTGAA
- a CDS encoding Lrp/AsnC ligand binding domain-containing protein, giving the protein MIIRKKYLLYSLAITSSFIAAAVTALDSIIIKSFIPNAWAFSLALFLVGLVATFILGAILSIPYRKKSIGSFIDPSFKRLRMITKKELTLHLGAGLMNGMNTVGYCVLISLVFDPSVLLSFQQIVILYLLMIESFTEKNIPTLAEVQSSMIVTFGAILASISLQGEINLESLLIVFLLLNPTWALFSIFQRKLKTMRLQGKLNDSINIRFWNVLFSLIFTFLIIFIWDTFNGTNYIIEGITASVTYFPWIFLTMSTTFFAYVLFIRSLGLGNASVNNAIRSSTIIFALPFSIILTIMGIFTFDTDPVMIIIKIIGMIMIVLGIISFALTVVKAYIFIILKPGFKRKDVINKLWNIPGVSHVSATAGKYDFIVKVSTRTLVKGYERIIRRIDDIEEVESYKWNSVLKDWENI; this is encoded by the coding sequence ATGATTATCCGCAAAAAATATTTACTATACAGTCTTGCAATAACGTCCTCGTTCATCGCTGCAGCGGTCACCGCCCTCGACAGCATCATTATTAAAAGTTTTATTCCAAACGCTTGGGCGTTTTCACTTGCCTTGTTTCTCGTCGGACTTGTCGCCACGTTTATCCTTGGAGCTATCCTTTCGATACCGTACCGTAAAAAGAGTATCGGGTCTTTTATTGACCCGTCGTTCAAACGACTTCGGATGATAACAAAAAAAGAACTCACCTTGCATCTCGGTGCAGGTCTGATGAACGGGATGAATACGGTTGGATACTGTGTTCTCATCTCACTGGTATTTGACCCTTCAGTTCTACTCTCATTTCAACAAATCGTCATTTTATATCTATTAATGATTGAATCGTTTACCGAAAAAAACATACCAACCCTTGCAGAGGTACAATCATCAATGATTGTGACCTTTGGAGCAATCCTTGCTTCGATCAGCCTACAAGGAGAAATCAACCTTGAATCACTCCTCATAGTGTTTCTGCTCCTAAATCCAACCTGGGCGCTCTTTTCCATCTTTCAACGAAAACTCAAAACCATGCGCCTTCAAGGAAAACTCAATGATTCAATCAATATACGTTTCTGGAACGTTTTGTTTTCATTGATCTTTACCTTCCTTATTATCTTCATATGGGATACGTTCAATGGAACCAACTACATCATTGAAGGAATCACTGCGTCTGTCACATATTTCCCATGGATATTTTTAACGATGAGTACAACATTTTTTGCCTATGTACTCTTCATTCGATCTCTAGGACTTGGCAATGCAAGTGTCAACAATGCAATCCGATCATCAACCATCATCTTCGCACTCCCCTTCTCAATAATCTTAACGATTATGGGCATCTTTACCTTTGATACCGATCCAGTGATGATCATCATCAAAATCATTGGCATGATCATGATCGTGCTTGGTATCATCTCATTTGCCCTCACCGTTGTCAAAGCCTATATCTTCATCATACTCAAACCAGGATTCAAACGAAAAGATGTTATCAATAAACTCTGGAATATCCCTGGGGTATCCCATGTATCTGCAACTGCAGGAAAATACGACTTCATCGTCAAGGTATCAACCCGCACCCTCGTCAAAGGCTATGAACGAATCATCAGACGAATCGATGACATTGAAGAAGTAGAAAGCTACAAATGGAACTCAGTTCTCAAAGACTGGGAAAACATATAA
- a CDS encoding Lrp/AsnC ligand binding domain-containing protein, translating to MISAYILITMKPGNVDKAIKEMRKIENVAKISVVAGEYDIVVRAQVKNLEDLLEVTDKLQTIEGVNKTTTQIIEKEITL from the coding sequence ATGATTAGCGCCTATATCCTTATAACTATGAAACCAGGAAATGTTGACAAAGCAATTAAAGAAATGCGGAAAATCGAAAACGTCGCAAAAATATCAGTTGTCGCCGGTGAATATGATATCGTCGTCAGGGCGCAGGTCAAAAACCTTGAAGATCTCCTTGAAGTCACCGACAAACTACAAACCATTGAGGGGGTTAACAAAACCACAACCCAGATTATTGAAAAAGAAATAACGCTCTGA
- a CDS encoding NosD domain-containing protein — MQRKKLRSNLLQAAIVISILTSFMIPGVALQQSLEKEHTSMPHLHPTIIATTIYVDDSNTAGPWDGSQDHPYRYIQDGIDHATAGDTVFVFNGTYPENIDIPKAILLTGEHPETTILDGTTTESVIRITAHGVTIKKFTIKNSGSNPNHAGIYILTQNNIITENILIKNSKALHFLETANTVFYNTFIENTLAAEGLPTNTLYKNYWDGYSGTDANEDGIGDTPYEITSGGLSDTFPLMHPYGSITNINTKKIFFTIQHAISDCTTTQGHTIFVKKGLYTEHITIHKSLTLIGQEPQKTVIDGRTQGTVVFICANDVSLSGFTVQNSGTDITNAGIIIQSDKTTITNTILTNNFHGIYLKLSADHNTITTTLITNNTWNGIYIKSSAADGNTICENIIKNNGYAGIGISDSSYNKIYHNTFIGNTHQAYDTGNNLWDNGHPSGGNYWSDYTGIDANGDGIGDTPYAIPNGINRDRYPLIEPYGSGDTTAPTISIVSPTHGLYLRGHQLFESLLKKRILIIGDITIQVAATDSRSGINRVEFYLDNNPTPVKIAYQEPYQWIWTKNPKPLKHKHIITVVAFDNAGNFNMAAILVRKYF, encoded by the coding sequence ATGCAAAGAAAAAAACTCAGAAGCAACCTATTGCAAGCAGCTATAGTCATTAGTATCCTCACATCGTTTATGATTCCTGGAGTTGCGCTTCAACAATCTCTAGAAAAAGAACATACCAGTATGCCACACCTCCACCCAACCATCATCGCTACCACCATCTACGTTGATGACAGTAACACGGCGGGACCTTGGGATGGAAGCCAAGATCATCCTTACCGATACATCCAAGATGGCATCGATCATGCAACCGCAGGTGATACCGTATTTGTCTTCAACGGAACATATCCTGAGAACATCGACATACCAAAAGCCATACTATTAACCGGTGAACATCCTGAAACAACCATCCTCGATGGAACAACAACAGAAAGTGTGATCAGAATCACAGCACATGGCGTCACCATTAAAAAATTCACCATCAAAAACAGCGGTTCAAATCCAAACCATGCTGGCATCTATATTCTTACACAAAATAATATCATCACTGAAAATATTCTTATCAAAAACTCAAAAGCACTGCACTTTCTTGAAACAGCAAACACTGTTTTCTACAATACGTTTATTGAAAATACTCTCGCAGCAGAAGGATTACCAACCAATACGTTGTATAAAAACTACTGGGATGGATATAGTGGCACTGATGCAAACGAAGACGGCATTGGCGATACACCCTACGAAATCACCAGTGGCGGGCTCTCTGACACCTTTCCTTTAATGCATCCGTACGGATCAATCACCAACATCAATACCAAAAAAATCTTTTTCACCATACAACACGCAATTTCAGATTGTACGACCACCCAAGGACATACCATCTTTGTCAAAAAAGGACTCTACACCGAACATATCACCATCCATAAATCTCTTACTCTTATCGGACAAGAACCACAAAAAACAGTGATCGATGGGCGCACACAAGGCACCGTTGTTTTTATCTGTGCAAATGATGTTTCTCTTTCAGGATTCACGGTTCAAAATAGCGGAACCGATATTACCAATGCTGGTATTATCATTCAGTCAGACAAAACCACCATCACCAACACCATACTTACGAACAACTTCCATGGAATCTATCTGAAACTTTCTGCAGATCACAACACCATAACCACTACACTCATTACCAATAATACTTGGAATGGGATTTATATCAAGTCGTCAGCTGCTGATGGAAACACCATCTGTGAAAATATAATCAAAAATAATGGATACGCAGGTATCGGTATCAGTGACTCATCCTACAACAAAATATACCACAATACCTTCATCGGTAACACCCATCAGGCATACGATACCGGTAATAATCTCTGGGATAACGGGCATCCAAGCGGAGGAAACTACTGGAGTGATTACACCGGTATAGATGCAAACGGCGATGGCATCGGTGATACACCATATGCAATCCCTAATGGTATCAACAGGGATCGATATCCACTGATTGAACCCTACGGCAGCGGTGACACAACAGCACCAACCATCTCAATCGTTTCACCAACCCATGGGCTCTACCTCCGAGGGCATCAATTGTTTGAATCACTACTTAAAAAACGGATACTAATCATCGGTGATATCACCATACAGGTTGCTGCAACTGACAGCAGATCAGGTATCAATCGAGTTGAGTTCTACCTTGATAACAACCCAACACCAGTAAAAATAGCATACCAGGAGCCCTACCAGTGGATCTGGACAAAAAATCCAAAGCCACTCAAACATAAACACATCATCACTGTTGTCGCCTTCGATAACGCTGGTAATTTTAACATGGCAGCAATACTTGTCCGGAAATACTTCTGA
- a CDS encoding aminopeptidase, translated as MDDVRLEKFANILINHSLKLQKNDLFVISGAPAATPLIKEVYKQALQVGAHPYLRIGLPGLAEIYYTYASDKQLRYVSPIEKYEIEHIDARLTILAPENTKSLTNVDPKKQALSSVAHQEIHDIFLHRSAKNQLRWCLTQYPTNAAAQDAEMSLDEYEDFIFQAAHVHEKKPISYWQNVFQHQEKIRKLLQTKKKLHIVAKDTDLTVSVAGRTWINCYGRHNFPDGEVFTGPQETSAEGHISYSFPISHGGREVDGVKLWFSKGKVVKASASKGETFLKSMIAMDQGSSYIGEFAFGLNNGIKKHTKNTLFDEKIGGTIHIALGSGYPETRSTNKSSLHWDMMCDLRKHGEVYADNELIYKNGKFTTL; from the coding sequence ATGGATGATGTTCGACTTGAAAAATTTGCAAACATTCTCATCAACCACTCATTAAAACTCCAGAAAAACGACCTGTTCGTTATTTCAGGTGCACCAGCAGCAACCCCGCTCATCAAAGAGGTTTACAAACAAGCATTACAAGTAGGTGCCCATCCCTACCTCCGCATAGGGCTCCCTGGTCTTGCTGAGATCTACTACACGTACGCCTCAGACAAACAACTCAGATATGTATCACCGATCGAAAAATATGAGATTGAACATATCGATGCACGACTTACAATTCTCGCACCTGAAAATACAAAAAGCCTAACAAATGTTGATCCAAAAAAACAAGCTCTCAGCAGTGTTGCCCATCAAGAAATTCATGATATATTCTTACATCGATCTGCAAAAAATCAACTCCGCTGGTGCCTCACCCAATATCCAACCAATGCTGCAGCACAAGACGCAGAAATGTCACTCGACGAGTACGAAGATTTTATCTTCCAAGCAGCTCACGTCCACGAAAAAAAACCTATCAGCTACTGGCAAAACGTCTTTCAACATCAGGAAAAAATACGAAAACTCCTGCAAACAAAAAAGAAACTCCATATTGTTGCTAAAGATACTGATCTCACCGTTTCAGTAGCAGGAAGAACCTGGATAAATTGCTACGGGCGACACAACTTCCCAGATGGAGAAGTATTTACCGGGCCACAAGAAACAAGCGCAGAAGGACACATCAGCTACTCATTTCCTATCTCCCATGGCGGCAGAGAAGTCGATGGCGTCAAACTCTGGTTTTCCAAAGGGAAAGTCGTCAAAGCCTCTGCATCAAAAGGAGAAACATTTCTCAAATCAATGATAGCTATGGATCAAGGATCATCCTACATCGGAGAGTTTGCCTTTGGATTAAATAACGGCATTAAAAAACATACAAAAAACACGTTATTTGACGAAAAAATTGGAGGAACAATCCACATCGCCCTCGGGAGCGGATACCCAGAAACCAGGAGTACAAACAAATCAAGCCTCCACTGGGACATGATGTGTGATCTGCGTAAACACGGCGAAGTGTATGCTGACAACGAACTCATCTACAAAAATGGTAAATTCACAACACTGTGA